The genome window TTTAAGACAGAGACCAGTCTCGTAGACAGATGATCGATTTTGAAGGCTTGTAGCATGCGCAGATCATATCATCGCATTATTTTGAACCCGTCCAAATATTGAATATGTCTGCATACACAATTTATTTTCCCAATAAAAGTTGTAACTGATGTACCATTAATTCTTTTTGGTACGTAGTTGATGCGTGCAATCAATAAATGCACCCTTATTCTTTTAACTAGTTTTTGTATCATCATGCTCTGGCAAATTTCTTTTTGTACTAATTATTAAGTATCAAAAGAGGGAGAGTTCTAGCTAGTGACAACCATCCTTTTATAGAGAAATTGTTCATCACCGCTTTCAGTTCATAAAAATCTATTATTATGCAAGAGAAATCGTGGTAATCAATCATGCacattggattgatatttgtgTAGAAGGTGTATTATATATAGTGGTCTCCTGCTTCACTTCTCGACTCGTCACAATGAGATTTGTAGACTCGGTTTGGATTTAAGTTCATAGCGCCAATAAATGTTCTAGTAACGTACGTAGGCTTGAGGAAGtccaaggaaaggaaaggaaaggtcAGGTTGAGAGTTGGACAAGTATCCAGAGACCAATTCAAGCCAGGCACACCAACACTTTTGCCCGCTGATTTCTAACATACATtagttaaaaattaaaatgaaatcaACCACACAAAATccacagaaaagaaaaggacatAAAACATAACTTCAGGCTGCTAATCAGGTTCTAAATCTGAAGGGGCCGGGAGGGATACCATCAAGGTTAAATAGATCAGTATTTGTACATCAAATCAAAGTAGCTAGGGTGGGATTATAGACTCAAACATTAATTAATTTCTACATAACATATATATAAATGCCGAGcattattatattacttttagtTTAGGTCACAAGGCAATTTAGGGTACTGTTACTAATCTTCAAAGCGAATAGCAATTAGAAAAACGTCGGACCGGCACCAAATTCCACCATTGACCTCAGCTCATCCCAGTCGCCATGTTTCAAGAAATCCGTCGCGTCTGAACTGGCAAAGCTTGCATAAGATGCAGTAGTTGAGGATGGAGCTTGAGAAAACGAGCTTAACTGGCTCATCAGCAGCTGATTTGTAATATCAACGTGGCCAAGCCCGTgaacactattattattattattattattattgatcGAGGGTTTCTTGTCATTCTGTCTTGTAATTGCTGGAGCAACGTTAGCACTGAAGCTAATGTAACTTTGCGTAACATTATCAAACTCCATGCTGCATGTTTTGGAGCTTGCATCGACTGCATTGCTCAGTCGCTTGCCCGATATTTCTTTCCAGTCGGGCATGCACTTCCTGTACGAAACATTGCGCTTGAATATTCGACACAAGGTCCATACTTCCTGCATAGTTTTTAAATCCCATGATATTAGTATATATTACAACAAACACAACACTGTATAGATAAAAATGCAACTAAAGTGAATTTATTAGTAATCTAGTATGATGAAATTCCATTAGTTGTAATGAGATCATGATCAGTAGCAAGCAAGCCAGGTAGGTTCTTACAGCTTCTTGGGCAATGTTTTTAGCATCAATGTGCTTGGtgcttttgatattgtcatgtTCAGCTGGAAGGCGAAACTCATGCATCATCCAATCAGTTTTGGTGCCTTTTCCTGCACTTCCACGATAGTAGACCAGCGACTTCTTGAGACCAATACAGTCACGACCTTCTCCACCGGCGGAGTAAATAGGTCTGTCTATTCCAGTGGCCTTCCAAAATCCGGACCCCGTCACTCTATTCGGTCTGATGCTGTTCCTATACTTTCTTCCTCTCTTGCAAAAGAAGTACCATTCCTTGTCTCCCACAGTACTCGCTTCtgaaaatgtaatagttaacaATTATCCGTAAATTAATTAGCAGCACAAGATCAAGAGATCATAATGAAAGAAAGAATATGCATGTGCATGGTGGAATCAACTGGATATTAGAGGCATAATTCTCTCATGTAGTTTCCACAATCTACTTCTAAGTTCTAGAGCGCTACAAAACAAGAGCAGCAACTATGAATGGAAGATTGTTTGACACTGGTGATTTTTAAAGAACTGCCACTAAGAGAGAAGAAACTTCAACAAATGGCGGTTGAGAAAATCAATAGCTAGCTTGGAGCCTCGGAGGCTCAGACTAAATAAAACCAATCTTCTTCTGCTCTAGTGAATTATTCTACGTCGATTAAGTCAAAGTGAAAGCCTTTGCAAATTGCAATCTTTATGGCGAAACCGAAAGGTAAAGCAAAAAttatgaagaaagaaaaatgcataTGAATTTCTTGTGGCCGGTGCAAATATATCAAGCTACTTCGTATCTGATGTATTCTCATTATTGGAGGTCATTTCTTGTTGGCCTGTACAAATACATCGAGCTACCTTGTGTGTGATCGATCACTTCTCATTTTTAGGGATCATTTTACAGAGAATGTATCTTTACTCTCGAAAGTTGTGATATCACCAAACTGGTCGTTGAAAAGACCTTATTCTCTTGCAGTCTTTGATTTATCTTCTGGATCTTGATTTGTTTTGAAGCATACTACAggaaagaaaatattgaaaatagcaggaaaaaaaaaaaaagcactatCTTTTACAAGCTAAATCATACTATACCGTCTATGTTTTCATTTCTCAAAAGGTAGCCAAGTTTTATTAGTTTTGCTGGGCAATTATTCTATTATGAAACTGCATAAAATTATACAGATCACGGAAAGTTCCCCCTCATCCGCCTCCCCCCACCCCccgaaaaaagagaaaaattaagaCCCAAGACAAATTAAAAACCTAAGCTATTATTATTGATACCATATATAGAAAAAGTGAAGGATATGAAAATAATCTTGTAAGTAGCTGTAGTATGACTTACTTGGAAGATCCCATGGATCATACTTGTAGATG of Coffea arabica cultivar ET-39 chromosome 5c, Coffea Arabica ET-39 HiFi, whole genome shotgun sequence contains these proteins:
- the LOC113690189 gene encoding transcription factor JUNGBRUNNEN 1, whose translation is MEMETMSSVVTTNSKDEDDDVPLPGFRFHPTDEELVGFYLRRKVEKKPISLELIKQIDIYKYDPWDLPKASTVGDKEWYFFCKRGRKYRNSIRPNRVTGSGFWKATGIDRPIYSAGGEGRDCIGLKKSLVYYRGSAGKGTKTDWMMHEFRLPAEHDNIKSTKHIDAKNIAQEAEVWTLCRIFKRNVSYRKCMPDWKEISGKRLSNAVDASSKTCSMEFDNVTQSYISFSANVAPAITRQNDKKPSINNNNNNNNSVHGLGHVDITNQLLMSQLSSFSQAPSSTTASYASFASSDATDFLKHGDWDELRSMVEFGAGPTFF